The genomic DNA TCATGAGTGAGAGCCTGCTGTTGACATCCCTTGCCGGGTTGATCGGGCTTAGCGTGGGGGTATTCCTGCTCGATGTGGTGAACAATGCGATGGCAAGCGACGGAGATGTGTCTAACGACACGTTTTTTTCCAATCCCGAAATCCATATCGGGACAGCGGTGGCAGCTACCGTAATTCTGTTGTTCAGCGGTCTCCTTGCCGGATTGATCCCGGCCTGGCGTGCCATGCAGATCAAGGCGATAGATGCTATCAGGGAAGAGTGAATTGGATTTCAGATTTATGATTTATAATTTGTGTCTACGTATAAATCATAAATATTTCCATTGTCAATTAATAAAAAAGTATAGTTATGAAGAATCGTATCGTAAAAAAAGTCCTGCGGATCATCTTTTTGGTATTTGTGGGAGTTGCTGTTGTCGGCACTTTCTATTTCTTGTGGAAGAAAGCGCAACCTGTCATTACCCTCTATGAGTTGGTTACCCCTGCACGTGACACGATTGAGACGAAGACCGTGGCGACCGGAAAGGTCGAACCTCGTGATGAAGTCCTTATCAAACCGCAAATGTCGGGTATCATCTCCGAATTGCTGAAAGAAGCTGGACAGATGGTGAAAGAAGGGGAGATCATTGCTCGTATCAAGGTTATTCCTGAAATGGTTCAGTTGAATAGTGCCGAATCGCGTGTACGGGTGGCGAAGATCAACCTCGAACAGATCAGTGCTACCTTCAAGCGGGATAAAGAGTTGCATAAACAGGGGGTTATCTCCAAAGAAGATTACGAAACATCTCTTGCCAACTATAAAAAGGCGCAGGAAGAGGCAGAGAACGCTCAGGATGCTCTTGAGATTATCCGTGAAGGTATCTCTAAACGGTCTGCCGCTTCCAGTACGACACAGGTTCGTTCTACTATCACCGGTATGATCTTGGATGTGCCTATCAAGGTCGGTAACTCGGTGATCCAATCGAATACTTTCAACGACGGTACGACGATCGCTACTGTTGCCGATATGAGCAATATGATCTTTAGGGGGAAAGTAGACGAGACGGAAGTCGGCCGTATCCATGAAGGAATGCCGATCAAATTGACGGTTGGCGCTATGGAAAGCCGCACGTTCGATGCTGAACTGGAGTATGTGGCTCCTAAAGGTGTGGAAGAGAACGGGGCTGTGCTGTTTGAGGTGAAGGCAGCCGTGCATATGCCAGGCGATGCCTTTATCCGTGCCGGCTACAGTGCCAACGCCGAGATTGTGTTGAAGCGTGCGGAGAATGTATTGTCCGTACCCGAAAGCTGTGTCGAGTTTAGCGGTGATTCTACTTTCGTACAGGTAGTAAAAGCGGAAAAGCCGGAACAGAAGTTTGAAAAGCGTGCCGTTAAGGTAGGTTTGTCCGATGGTATCAAGATCGAGATTAAGGAAGGTCTTGCCGAAAACGAAAAGGTACGCGGGGCGATTGTCGATCCGAATAAGAAATAATTGTAAACGATAAAATGATGAGAAGCCAATTAATAATAGCTACGACTTTGTTTCTTTCCGGTACTTTTGCTTGGGGGCAGGAACTCTCCAAACGATGGTCTTTGGAAGAATGCATCCGTTATGCAATTGAGCATAACATCGATCTGAAGCAAAAAGAGC from Parabacteroides merdae ATCC 43184 includes the following:
- a CDS encoding efflux RND transporter periplasmic adaptor subunit — translated: MKNRIVKKVLRIIFLVFVGVAVVGTFYFLWKKAQPVITLYELVTPARDTIETKTVATGKVEPRDEVLIKPQMSGIISELLKEAGQMVKEGEIIARIKVIPEMVQLNSAESRVRVAKINLEQISATFKRDKELHKQGVISKEDYETSLANYKKAQEEAENAQDALEIIREGISKRSAASSTTQVRSTITGMILDVPIKVGNSVIQSNTFNDGTTIATVADMSNMIFRGKVDETEVGRIHEGMPIKLTVGAMESRTFDAELEYVAPKGVEENGAVLFEVKAAVHMPGDAFIRAGYSANAEIVLKRAENVLSVPESCVEFSGDSTFVQVVKAEKPEQKFEKRAVKVGLSDGIKIEIKEGLAENEKVRGAIVDPNKK